Proteins encoded together in one Planctomycetaceae bacterium window:
- a CDS encoding sugar phosphate isomerase/epimerase family protein, with amino-acid sequence MTSPMLPQSGSASIGRRQLLSYAAFGSAVIAAGASSAQAPAVPAKKYNMKKSINLWAFPYPDRMTLQQCLQLAKDAGFDGIELNYDLDSELSPKSGTKEFTAIRRMAEDIGIAISGVCSFLFWPYPLTSNDPAERARGLELAGMMTQAAHDLGTRNLLVVPGAVHMPWRADHDPTPNDVCDKRAREAVRQLLPGAEKLGVSLNMENIFFNGFLLSPFEMIDFVDSFSSEFVNVHFDTGNIMEYQFPEHWIPLLGRRIRNVHLKEYTKKGTDHSLEAFRPLLDGTTNWPAVLDAFAQVGYDGYLTFEYFHAYQHFPEALIHQTADSLDRMLGLK; translated from the coding sequence ATGACTTCGCCCATGCTTCCTCAATCGGGCTCGGCTTCGATCGGTCGCCGCCAGTTGTTGTCGTATGCCGCGTTTGGCTCCGCGGTGATCGCTGCCGGTGCGTCTTCGGCCCAGGCGCCTGCGGTTCCAGCGAAAAAGTACAACATGAAGAAGTCGATTAACCTGTGGGCGTTTCCTTATCCGGACCGAATGACTCTGCAGCAGTGCCTGCAGCTTGCGAAAGACGCCGGATTCGACGGCATTGAATTGAACTACGATCTGGACAGCGAGCTTTCGCCGAAGTCCGGCACGAAGGAATTCACGGCCATTCGGCGAATGGCGGAAGACATTGGGATCGCTATCAGCGGTGTCTGTTCGTTTCTGTTCTGGCCCTATCCGCTGACAAGCAACGATCCGGCCGAACGAGCTCGCGGGCTGGAACTGGCCGGCATGATGACTCAGGCGGCTCACGATCTGGGGACTCGAAATCTGCTGGTTGTTCCGGGAGCGGTTCACATGCCGTGGCGTGCCGACCACGACCCGACTCCCAACGATGTCTGCGACAAGCGAGCCCGCGAGGCTGTCCGGCAGCTTCTGCCCGGTGCCGAAAAACTGGGTGTTTCTTTGAATATGGAGAACATCTTCTTCAACGGATTCCTGCTGTCTCCGTTTGAGATGATTGATTTCGTGGACAGCTTCAGCAGTGAGTTTGTCAACGTCCACTTCGACACCGGAAACATCATGGAATACCAGTTTCCTGAACACTGGATTCCGCTGCTGGGTCGTCGAATTCGGAATGTTCACCTGAAGGAATACACGAAGAAGGGCACGGATCATTCGCTGGAAGCCTTCCGTCCGCTGCTGGACGGCACTACGAACTGGCCGGCCGTGCTGGATGCGTTTGCTCAGGTCGGTTACGACGGCTACTTGACGTTCGAGTACTTCCACGCCTACCAGCATTTCCCCGAAGCACTGATCCACCAGACGGCGGATTCGCTGGATCGGATGCTGGGGCTGAAGTGA